One region of Peribacillus simplex genomic DNA includes:
- a CDS encoding sucrose-specific PTS transporter subunit IIBC yields the protein MNYKEVSQEILEAIGGKENVAAAAHCATRLRLALHDEDKVDQAKLDEMDAVKGTYSTGGQYQIIIGAGTVNEVYKEFSKLTGLTEMSTKDVKDAGSKKMNPLQRFVKMLSDIFVPIIPAIVAGGLLMGINNLLTAPDLFIAGQSIVEANPGFADLAALINTFANAAFVFLPILIGFSATQRFGGNPYLGATLGMLMVHPDLLNGWGYGGALVSGEIQVWNILGFEIEKIGYQGTVLPVLVASFILAKIETYLRKVIPSALDNILTPLLTIFITGILTFTVVGPITRATGNLLTDGLIFLYDGTGFIGGAIFGLLYAPIVITGMHHSFIAVETQLLSDISKTGGSFIFVIAAMSNIAQGAATLAVTFITKDKKTKGTASAAGISALLGISEPAMFGVNLKLKYPFIGAIIGSGVASAFVTFFKVKAIALGAAGLPGIISIKTDTIIFYIIGMAISFAVAFIATFSLANRTDKKVAALSRKEAA from the coding sequence ATGAATTATAAAGAAGTATCCCAGGAAATATTGGAGGCAATCGGCGGGAAAGAAAATGTGGCAGCTGCAGCACACTGTGCGACTCGGCTCCGCTTAGCTTTACATGATGAAGATAAAGTCGATCAAGCAAAACTAGATGAGATGGATGCAGTAAAGGGAACATATTCAACTGGAGGACAATACCAGATTATTATCGGTGCGGGAACTGTTAATGAAGTATACAAAGAGTTTTCAAAGCTAACTGGACTTACTGAAATGTCGACGAAAGATGTAAAAGATGCTGGTTCGAAGAAAATGAATCCGCTTCAGCGCTTTGTAAAAATGCTTTCTGATATTTTTGTTCCTATTATTCCTGCAATTGTTGCCGGCGGTCTATTGATGGGGATTAACAACTTGCTCACAGCACCTGACTTATTTATCGCAGGGCAATCCATTGTCGAAGCTAACCCGGGATTCGCAGATTTAGCAGCTCTAATTAATACATTTGCCAACGCAGCATTTGTATTCCTTCCAATCTTAATCGGTTTCTCTGCCACACAGCGGTTTGGCGGAAATCCTTATCTGGGTGCTACACTTGGAATGCTAATGGTTCACCCTGACTTATTGAATGGTTGGGGATACGGAGGAGCCTTAGTAAGCGGTGAAATTCAGGTCTGGAATATTCTTGGATTTGAAATTGAAAAAATCGGATATCAAGGCACTGTGTTGCCAGTACTTGTTGCTTCCTTTATTTTAGCAAAAATAGAAACGTATTTGCGAAAAGTCATTCCTTCCGCACTAGACAATATTCTAACACCATTATTGACAATTTTTATTACTGGTATCTTAACGTTCACAGTAGTAGGACCGATTACTCGTGCTACAGGGAACTTATTAACAGATGGTCTCATCTTCTTATATGATGGAACTGGTTTTATCGGAGGAGCTATATTTGGACTTCTTTACGCACCAATCGTTATCACAGGTATGCATCATAGCTTTATTGCTGTAGAAACACAATTACTTTCTGATATTTCAAAAACTGGGGGCTCTTTTATTTTCGTAATTGCAGCAATGTCCAATATTGCTCAAGGTGCAGCAACCCTTGCAGTTACTTTCATTACGAAAGATAAAAAAACAAAAGGTACGGCATCTGCAGCGGGTATTTCGGCTCTTTTAGGGATTTCAGAACCTGCAATGTTCGGTGTTAACTTAAAACTGAAGTATCCATTTATTGGAGCAATTATAGGTTCAGGAGTGGCTTCTGCTTTCGTCACCTTCTTCAAAGTAAAGGCGATTGCACTTGGCGCTGCAGGTCTACCAGGGATTATTTCCATAAAAACAGATACAATTATCTTTTATATAATTGGTATGGCCATTTCCTTTGCTGTTGCCTTTATCGCAACATTCAGTTTAGCAAATCGGACAGATAAAAAAGTTGCTGCCCTTTCTCGAAAAGAAGCAGCCTAA
- a CDS encoding sucrose-6-phosphate hydrolase: MGWTKEQRYRRVEDVNQVELQNLQTRVNECTWRQTFHIQPLSGLLNDPNGFSFYHGEYHLFYQWFPLGPVHGLKYWYHTKSKDLVSWENAGIGIAPDDYYDSHGAYSGSAIEYEGKLYLFYTGNTRDENWQRHPYQCIAIMEKTGQIEKLTHPFIRDVPEGYTNHFRDPKVWRENDTFYAVIGAQRKDKTGCVVLYRSSNLVNWTFEGELQTDLGAFGYMWECPDYFELQNYGVLMFSPQGLEPKGDLYHNIYQSGYVIGSKLDTITHSLSHGSFQELDRGFDFYAPQTMVNPDGRRILVGWMGLPEIDLPTDKNGWAHCLTLPRELSVRNGKLIQRPVQELQALRRQETEVKGVLKNTKNMYEEFKGVSYEMVCEFENNDAVEFGIEFRAGDDEKTVIKYDTVEKKVILDRSSSGETVGEAYGTIRKCFVNTKKIKFHLFVDTSSVEIFINDGEEVFTSRIFPRENRNEIRFFALSGSTTFQAKKWSYV, encoded by the coding sequence ATGGGCTGGACAAAAGAACAGCGTTATCGCCGCGTTGAAGATGTTAATCAGGTAGAGCTGCAAAATTTGCAAACAAGAGTAAATGAATGCACATGGCGACAAACCTTTCATATACAGCCTTTATCCGGCCTACTTAATGACCCTAATGGCTTCTCTTTTTATCATGGCGAGTACCATTTATTCTACCAATGGTTTCCACTTGGTCCTGTACATGGGTTGAAGTATTGGTATCATACGAAATCAAAAGATCTTGTTTCTTGGGAAAATGCCGGCATCGGGATCGCACCGGATGATTATTATGACAGCCATGGAGCCTATTCCGGAAGTGCTATTGAATATGAAGGAAAACTATATTTATTTTATACCGGCAACACCCGTGATGAGAATTGGCAAAGACATCCCTATCAATGTATCGCCATCATGGAGAAAACGGGTCAAATTGAAAAATTGACCCATCCATTCATTCGGGACGTACCAGAAGGATATACTAATCATTTCCGCGACCCGAAAGTTTGGAGAGAAAATGATACCTTTTATGCAGTAATCGGTGCACAGCGGAAAGACAAAACAGGATGTGTCGTCCTATATCGTTCCTCCAATCTAGTAAACTGGACATTTGAAGGAGAGTTACAAACTGACCTTGGAGCTTTTGGATATATGTGGGAATGCCCAGATTATTTTGAACTGCAAAACTATGGTGTACTGATGTTTTCTCCACAAGGTTTGGAGCCCAAGGGAGACCTTTACCACAATATTTATCAATCCGGTTATGTTATTGGCAGCAAGCTAGATACAATAACCCACTCATTATCACATGGCTCTTTTCAGGAGCTTGACAGAGGCTTTGATTTTTATGCGCCGCAAACAATGGTTAATCCTGACGGAAGGCGTATCCTTGTCGGATGGATGGGCTTGCCTGAAATCGACCTACCCACAGACAAAAATGGCTGGGCGCATTGTTTAACACTGCCAAGAGAATTATCTGTTCGAAACGGCAAACTGATACAGCGGCCAGTGCAGGAACTTCAAGCGCTACGCAGGCAGGAAACTGAAGTAAAAGGTGTTTTGAAGAACACCAAGAACATGTATGAAGAATTCAAAGGAGTATCCTATGAAATGGTATGTGAATTTGAAAACAACGATGCCGTTGAATTTGGTATTGAATTCAGGGCCGGTGATGATGAAAAAACGGTCATTAAATATGATACTGTAGAGAAAAAAGTCATTCTTGACCGCTCTTCTTCAGGTGAGACCGTTGGAGAAGCTTATGGAACAATCCGAAAATGCTTTGTGAATACCAAAAAAATTAAGTTTCATTTATTTGTAGATACCTCTTCTGTTGAGATTTTCATCAATGACGGTGAAGAAGTATTCACGAGCCGGATCTTCCCTCGTGAAAACAGAAATGAAATTCGTTTCTTTGCATTATCTGGAAGCACCACTTTTCAAGCAAAAAAATGGAGTTATGTATGA
- a CDS encoding carbohydrate kinase family protein — MRNLYAIGEVLIDFIPLQKGIALKDVMEFERAPGGAPANVAVSVARNGGNASIITKLGMDSFGDFLLEQLQQAGVKIDKITRTNEANTGLAFVSLLENGERDFSFYRNPSADLLLHETEINDSWFANGDLLHFCSVDLVESPMKHAHVKAITSVKAKGGIISFDPNVRLPLWTDPEECRKTILEFVPMVHIVKISDEELEFITGITDKEKAVSSLFTGAVKAVIYTKGAQGAELYVRGKKYESTGYRVGVQDTTGAGDAFIGGLLYQLLEKDVRQGNLEEVLELHHQEILSFANASGALTTTGKGAISSIPAKEAIYQLQQIDQ; from the coding sequence ATGAGAAATTTATATGCAATCGGTGAAGTATTAATTGATTTTATCCCCCTTCAAAAAGGAATCGCACTAAAAGATGTAATGGAATTCGAGCGTGCTCCAGGAGGCGCTCCAGCGAATGTTGCTGTATCAGTTGCCAGAAATGGCGGCAATGCATCGATAATTACTAAGCTCGGAATGGATTCATTTGGGGACTTTCTTTTAGAACAATTGCAGCAAGCCGGCGTGAAAATAGATAAAATTACGAGAACGAATGAAGCCAACACAGGCCTTGCTTTTGTATCTTTGCTTGAAAATGGTGAACGTGATTTCTCTTTCTACCGCAATCCTTCTGCAGATTTGTTGCTTCATGAGACTGAAATTAACGATAGCTGGTTTGCAAACGGCGACCTCCTCCACTTCTGTTCAGTCGATTTAGTGGAAAGTCCTATGAAGCATGCGCATGTGAAAGCCATTACTTCTGTAAAAGCAAAAGGCGGAATCATCAGCTTTGACCCAAATGTCCGCCTTCCGCTTTGGACTGATCCTGAAGAATGCCGGAAAACGATTTTAGAGTTTGTTCCAATGGTTCATATTGTGAAAATTTCTGATGAAGAGCTTGAGTTTATTACCGGGATTACTGACAAAGAAAAAGCAGTTTCTTCGTTATTTACTGGTGCTGTTAAAGCAGTAATTTATACAAAAGGAGCTCAAGGTGCCGAATTATATGTAAGAGGTAAAAAATACGAATCAACCGGGTATCGCGTCGGCGTACAGGATACAACAGGGGCTGGGGATGCATTTATCGGAGGCTTGCTGTATCAGTTATTAGAAAAAGACGTTCGGCAAGGAAATCTGGAAGAAGTTCTTGAACTTCATCACCAAGAAATCCTAAGCTTTGCAAACGCTAGTGGCGCTCTTACTACGACTGGAAAAGGAGCAATCTCTTCCATTCCGGCCAAAGAAGCGATTTATCAACTGCAGCAAATCGATCAATAA
- a CDS encoding PTS sugar transporter subunit IIA: MLKNLFGKKTKISEIKLVSPIEGEILKLEDVPDPVFSQKMMGDGIAFFPIEGKVVAPADAKVINVFPTKHAIALETAEGLEILIHIGLDTVNMKGEGFSVCVAEGDQVKAGDILVTYSLELVKEKASSTITPMIITNGDIVTHLEYHYSGQSVAGKTTVLVVTLK, translated from the coding sequence TTGTTAAAAAACTTATTTGGAAAAAAAACAAAAATTTCGGAAATAAAATTAGTATCGCCAATTGAAGGAGAAATTTTAAAGCTTGAAGATGTACCGGATCCAGTTTTTTCACAGAAAATGATGGGAGATGGTATTGCTTTCTTTCCTATCGAAGGGAAGGTAGTGGCGCCGGCTGATGCAAAAGTCATCAATGTCTTCCCGACGAAGCATGCCATTGCATTGGAAACGGCAGAAGGGCTGGAAATATTGATTCATATTGGATTGGACACGGTTAACATGAAAGGAGAAGGGTTTTCCGTTTGTGTGGCAGAAGGTGACCAGGTTAAAGCAGGAGACATATTGGTCACCTACAGCCTTGAACTGGTAAAGGAAAAAGCATCAAGTACTATTACACCGATGATCATTACCAATGGAGACATTGTGACACATTTAGAGTATCACTATAGTGGACAATCTGTAGCCGGTAAAACGACCGTTCTGGTAGTTACCTTAAAATAG
- a CDS encoding ferritin yields MNEELQKLINNLIQVEHVSTTLYLAMSAYMGRLNLTGMAHWLRLQSDEERTHMLKLIDYVVDLDGTVTLNNIPAQPSDFGTPLETFQKVLAHEQFVTNSYRQAYNYVNQVDPQASVIIQDFLREQINEEAQSLTIVNRLKLAENNPSALLLLDQELGKRTITATPAAG; encoded by the coding sequence ATGAATGAAGAGCTTCAAAAATTAATTAACAATTTAATTCAAGTTGAGCATGTTTCAACAACACTATATCTTGCAATGTCTGCGTATATGGGTAGGTTGAACTTAACGGGCATGGCACACTGGTTACGTTTGCAATCAGATGAAGAAAGAACTCATATGCTTAAATTGATTGATTATGTTGTTGATTTGGATGGAACTGTAACACTCAATAATATTCCTGCTCAACCAAGCGACTTCGGAACACCATTAGAAACTTTTCAAAAGGTATTAGCTCATGAACAATTCGTTACAAATTCTTATCGTCAAGCCTATAATTATGTAAATCAAGTTGACCCTCAAGCTTCAGTTATTATACAAGACTTTTTAAGGGAACAAATAAACGAAGAGGCGCAGAGCCTAACAATTGTTAATCGTCTAAAACTTGCTGAAAATAATCCGTCTGCTCTTTTATTACTGGACCAAGAATTAGGGAAAAGGACAATTACTGCGACACCTGCTGCTGGTTGA